The following proteins come from a genomic window of Megalobrama amblycephala isolate DHTTF-2021 linkage group LG1, ASM1881202v1, whole genome shotgun sequence:
- the LOC125263849 gene encoding 4-galactosyl-N-acetylglucosaminide 3-alpha-L-fucosyltransferase 9-like, giving the protein MSNDNQSVFQPKCLLLIFSVGLNIFFACEFSGHYYKESQTAITFTASKDKPLENNTILLIWFWPFGKKFNLNSCSTLYNIDSCYLTVDRDLYSEAHAVLINHRDIKRDLSNLPTKPRPFFQKWIWMHFESPQNTRRLNGLENLFNVTLNYRRDADIVLREHIVLKTEDAEDKIFPQVLDKKDKLVCWIVSNWNEKHERVKYYNELKKHIDIYALGHHFGKVVSNSQYNETLTRCKFYLSFENTEHHYDYMTEKLFNPLALGSVPVALGAPRYIYERFVPRDAFIHVKDFSSPQKLAEHLLSLDKNVEEYKKYFQWRKHFEVKLVNYPQEHACRACHYIRTKKNYQFFGNLNKWYWDPINDGI; this is encoded by the coding sequence ATGATAACCAAAGTGTATTTCAACCCAAATGTTTGCTTCTTATTTTCTCTGTTGGATTGAACATATTTTTTGCATGTGAATTCTCTGGCCATTATTATAAAGAATCACAAACAGCAATAACGTTTACAGCATCCAAAGACAAGCCTCTGGAAAACAACACTATCCTGCTCATATGGTTTTGGCCATTTGGAAAAAAATTCAACCTGAACTCTTGCAGTACCTTATATAATATAGACAGCTGTTACTTAACAGTAGACAGAGATCTCTACAGCGAGGCTCATGCAGTACTGATAAATCACAGAGACATTAAACGCGACCTGTCAAATTTACCCACAAAACCACGGCCTTTCTTCCAGAAATGGATATGGATGCACTTTGAGTCTCCACAAAACACGAGACGACTCAACGGTCTGGAGAACCTGTttaatgtgacactgaattaCAGACGGGATGCTGATATTGTTCTTCGTGAACATATTGTGCTTAAAACTGAAGATGCTGAGGATAAGATATTTCCACAAGTTCTGGACAAAAAGGACAAGTTAGTTTGCTGGATTGTGAGCAACTGGAATGAGAAGCATGAAAGGGTGAAATACTATAATGAGCTAAAAAAACACATCGACATTTATGCTCTTGGGCATCATTTTGGAAAAGTAGTAAGTAATTCACAATACAATGAAACATTAACCAGATGTAAATTCTATCTGTCATTTGAGAACACAGAACATCATTATGACTACATGACAGAAAAGCTGTTCAATCCCCTCGCACTCGGATCAGTGCCAGTGGCTCTTGGGGCTCCAAGATACATATATGAAAGGTTTGTGCCAAGAGATGCATTCATCCACGTGAAGGATTTCTCCAGCCCTCAGAAACTGGCTGAACACCTGCTGTCACTGGACAAGAATGTTGAAGAatataaaaagtattttcaGTGGCGAAAACACTTTGAAGTAAAACTTGTTAACTATCCCCAAGAGCATGCATGCCGTGCCTGTCATTATATACGGACAAAGAAAAACTACCAGTTTTTTGGAAACCTTAACAAATGGTACTGGGATCCCATCAATGATGGGATCTAA
- the mettl26 gene encoding methyltransferase-like 26 — MNLFWTQFRNCFGSPNFGAFKGTCRWMCKMLNAAAADRNKDPILEVLKTRVTSDRHLVALEISSGTGQHVVHFAKAFPNITWQPSEVEAQSISSIEAYRQYHRLQNVKPPIYLDVSQSWENWGGIQAESCDLIININMMHISPLACTMGLFNGVGKILKPQGLLLTYGPYAFNGSITPQSNVDFDQSLRYRNPDWGLRDVSLLTKLGQENGLRLEGIVDMPANNKCLLFHKDSVV, encoded by the exons ATGAATCTGTTCTGGACACAATTTAGGAACTGTTTTGGATCACCGAACTTCGGAGCTTTTAAAG GAACTTGTCGTTGGATGTGTAAAATGCTGAATGCTGCAGCAGCCGACAGAAATAAAGACCCGATCCTTGAGGTATTAAAAACAAGGGTGACATCAGACAGGCATCTGGTCGCGTTGGAAATATCTTCTGGCACGGGACAGCATGTTGTTCACTTTGCCAAAGCCTTTCCGAACATTACATGGCAGCCGTCTGAAGTTGAAGCACAGTCAATATCGAG tattgaaGCATATAGACAGTATCATAGGCTGCAGAATGTAAAGCCACCCATCTATCTTGATGTGTCTCAGAGTTGGGAGAACTGGGGTGGAATTCAAGCTGAGTCATGTGACCTCATCATAAACATCAACATGATGCACATCTCACCTCTGGCCTGCACAATG GGTTTGTTTAATGGTGTTGGAAAAATACTGAAGCCCCAAGGATTGCTTCTGACTTATGGg CCGTATGCTTTCAATGGATCGATTACTCCTCAGAGCAATGTTGACTTTGACCAGAGCTTGAGATACAG AAATCCAGACTGGGGTCTAAGAGATGTATCATTACTGACAAAGCTAGGCCAAGAAAATGGACTGCGATTGGAGGGAATT GTTGACATGCCTGCCAACAACAAGTGCTTGTTGTTTCACAAGGACAGTGTGGTTTGA
- the ankrd40 gene encoding ankyrin repeat domain-containing protein 40 → MSTTSLDNELQERLREASAIGDIDEVKTLVESGVNVNSQNEINGWTCLHWACKRNHKQIVAYLLNAGADKDILTAKEELAVQLTSKPEIRRLLGVEEEDMPEVKEPELPIIPNYLSNPPFLYSKIDKDNLSIAQQNGTNNHPEPLESEPATLSPTQEQQLPPQHQQPKSLYTDSQSQQELPYIPVVEQNGVVPSPVVNGGLPMELSSETHHTNLEFTHAHPIAQNGPVCPTLPSPGGSTSQPQVPNAAITRQPSIPQQINCSQLGGSMPAFQPFFFTSTFPVNVQELVLKVRIQNTNVRENDFIEVELDRQELTYRALLRVCCRELDISAEHVEKIRKLPNTMLRKDKDVARLQDFQELEVVLEKTEGLSLFSGGQGGLTDRPCYNMKASRLTY, encoded by the exons ATGTCAACGACCTCGCTGGATAACGAGCTGCAGGAGCGTCTGAGAGAGGCCAGTGCCATCGGAGACATTGATGAGGTGAAGACTTTAGTGGAGAGCGGAGTCAACGTCAACTCTCAAAATGAGATCAACGGATG GACATGTTTGCATTGGGCCTGTAAAAGAAACCACAAACAGATAGTGGCCTATCTGTTGAACGCTGGAGCCGATAAAGACATTCTAACGGCGAAAGAGGAGTTAGCTGTTCAACTCACTTCGAAACCTGAAATCAGAAGATTACTTGGAG TGGAAGAGGAAGACATGCCTGAGGTGAAGGAACCAGAGCTGCCAATCATTCCAAACTATCTTTCCAACCCACCCTTCCTGTACAGCAAGATAGATAAAGATAACCTGAGCATAGCACAGCAAAACGGCACCAACAATCATCCAGAGCCCCTGGAGTCAGAACCAGCGACCTTGTCGCCGACACAAGAGCAGCAGCTCCCGCCTCAGCATCAGCAGCCCAAGAGCCTTTACACAGACAGCCAGAGCCAGCAGGAGTTACCCTACATCCCCGTGGTGGAGCAGAACGGCGTGGTGCCGAGCCCTGTGGTCAACGGCGGCCTACCAATGGAGCTCTCCTCAGAGACTCATCACACCAACCTCGAGTTTACACATGCTCATCCTATCGCACAGAACGGCCCAGTGTGTCCCACGCTTCCTTCTCCCGGCGGAAGCACAAGCCAGCCGCAGGTTCCCAATGCCGCCATCACCCGGCAGCCGTCCATCCCGCAGCAGATCAACTGCTCCCAGCTCGGTGGCTCCATGCCGGCCTTCCAACCCTTCTTTTTCACCAGCACTTTTCCAGTTAACGTTCAAG AGCTCGTCCTAAAGGTCCGCATCCAGAACACCAATGTCAGAGAGAACGACTTCATTGAGGTGGAACTGGATAGGCAGGAGCTGACGTACCGTGCCCTCCTCCGCGTGTGCTGCCGGGAGTTAGACATCAGCGCAGAGCACGTGGAGAAGATCCGCAAGCTGCCCAACACTATGCTCAGAAAG GATAAAGATGTGGCACGGCTACAGGATTTCCAGGAGCTGGAGGTGGTGCTGGAGAAAACCGAAGGCTTGTCGCTGTTCTCTGGAGGTCAGGGCGGTCTGACCGACAGGCCCTGCTACAACATGAAGGCCTCCAGACTCACCTACTAG
- the wfikkn2a gene encoding WAP, Kazal, immunoglobulin, Kunitz and NTR domain-containing protein 2 has product MWWMLFPRWIWFLFGHFCVLRLDLRARAMPMTLSKVVYSHAGMCPNEMNPNLWVDAMSTCTRECESDQDCEPFEKCCSNVCGHKSCVAARYMDLQGKKGPVGMPKGVTCDKFMCTQQGSECEIWDGQPVCKCRDRCGREPLFTCASDGMTYYNKCYMDAEACTRGVTLTEVTCRYHFSLSNTSPVPAETTARPTTAHLQTTPVDVQRPIMVSNPAHHFVFVGETASFLCEVTGKPKPAITWEKQIEGKENTVMRPNHVQGNIVVTNIAQLVIYNAQVQDAGIYTCTAKNQGGSVQAHFPLSVVPREQTKPEPVMNSTRLPAEECLKTPDMDDCGEESMNWYYEAKRNNCFTFTYSQCNKNRNHFDTYELCMLSCGAELAAPCSLPSVQGPCKAYKPRWAYSHALKKCQSFVYGGCGGNENNFESKEACEEMCPFPKTHNCKPCKPRQKMVPSFCKSDFVVLGRISELTEDHDSGHALITVEEILKDEKMGLRFFGQEPLEVTLLNMDWNCPCPNITRAEGQMIIMGDVHNGMAVLQPDSFVATSSVRRVRKLREVINKKTCDVLKEFSSTKY; this is encoded by the exons ATGTGGTGGATGCTGTTTCCCAGATGGATTTGGTTTTTGTTCGGACACTTCTGCGTCTTGCGTTTGGACTTGCGCGCGAGAGCGATGCCAATGACTCTGTCCAAAGTGGTTTATTCTCATGCGGGAATGTGTCCGAACGAGATGAACCCGAACCTGTGGGTGGATGCCATGAGCACCTGCACGCGAGAGTGCGAGTCCGACCAG GACTGTGAGCCGTTCGAGAAATGCTGTTCAAATGTTTGCGGACACAAGAGCTGCGTGGCTGCCCGCTACATGGACCTTCAGGGCAAGAAAGGTCCAGTGGGCATGCCCAAAGGGGTCACCTGTGACAAATTCATGTGCACCCAACAGGGTTCAGAGTGTGAAATCTGGGACGGACAGCCAGTGTGCAAGTGCCGGGACCGTTGCGGACGGGAGCCCCTTTTCACCTGTGCCTCGGATGGCATGACATACTACAACAAGTGCTACATGGATGCTGAGGCTTGCACCAGGGGCGTCACCCTCACAGAAGTCACCTGCAGGTACCACTTTAGTTTGTCCAACACCAGCCCTGTCCCAGCAGAGACCACTGCCCGGCCCACCACCGCCCATCTTCAGACTACTCCCGTGGACGTTCAACGTCCCATCATGGTCAGCAACCCAGCGCACCACTTTGTTTTTGTGGGTGAAACAGCCAGCTTCCTCTGCGAGGTGACAGGAAAACCGAAGCCGGCGATTACATGGGAAAAGCAGATTGAAGGTAAAGAGAACACTGTGATGAGACCCAACCACGTGCAAGGAAATATAGTGGTTACCAACATCGCCCAGCTGGTCATATACAACGCCCAGGTCCAGGATGCCGGCATCTACACCTGCACTGCCAAAAACCAGGGTGGATCTGTGCAAGCCCATTTCCCACTCTCTGTGGTCCCTAGGGAGCAGACCAAACCGGAGCCGGTGATGAATTCCACACGCCTACCTGCTGAGGAGTGTCTGAAAACACCTGATATGGACGACTGCGGAGAGGAGAGTATGAATTGGTACTACGAAGCCAAGCGCAACAACTGCTTTACCTTCACATACAGCCAGTGCAACAAAAACCGAAACCATTTCGATACGTACGAATTGTGCATGTTGTCCTGTGGAGCAGAGCTTGCAGCACCTTGCTCCCTGCCCAGCGTACAAGGTCCCTGCAAGGCTTACAAACCACGCTGGGCTTACAGCCATGCGCTCAAGAAATGCCAGTCATTTGTTTATGGAGGCTGTGGCGGCAACGAGAATAACTTCGAGAGCAAGGAAGCCTGTGAGGAGATGTGCCCCTTCCCCAAGACCCACAACTGCAAGCCATGCAAACCCCGGCAGAAGATGGTCCCCAGCTTCTGCAAGAGCGACTTTGTGGTCTTGGGTCGTATTTCGGAGTTGACCGAGGACCACGATTCTGGCCACGCGCTCATCACGGTGGAGGAGATCTTGAAGGACGAGAAGATGGGGCTGCGGTTCTTCGGGCAAGAGCCTCTGGAGGTGACGCTGCTCAACATGGACTGGAACTGTCCCTGTCCGAACATAACGAGAGCCGAGGGACAGATGATCATCATGGGGGATGTTCACAATGGCATGGCCGTGCTGCAGCCCGACAGCTTCGTGGCCACTTCCAGTGTACGGCGCGTTCGCAAACTCCGTGAGGTTATCAACAAAAAGACTTGTGATGTTTTAAAGGAGTTCAGCAGCACAAAGTACTAA